The DNA region ACCTGTTCCTCAGTGCGGCGGAGATCGTCGCCCTGATCTTCATCGTCTGGTACGCGTGGACGTGGCCGCGAGAAGGTGCTTCAGCGGCCTGATCCGCGGCTCCTGTTGAAGTACAGCCCGACTCGGAAGGCGAACCGGAGCTTCCCGGTGTTACGACCGCGATCGCCGAAGTAGAAGCCGAGGAGCCGGTCCGCCTCCTCGTACGTCTCGAACTCGAACGCCCACGTCGCGTACGCGCCGGCGAACGATCCGTCGCGGAACGGGAGGAGCTCCGCGTCGCCGCGCACCCACGGAAGGTCTTGTTCCTTCCGGATCATGCCGACCGCCTGCTTCATCGGCATCACTCGCCGCGAACGCGTCGTCAACCGATCAGCCGAGAACCCGTCGCCCGCGCCGACGTCGAGGACGAGACCACGTTCGGGGAGCGCGCGATCGTGCGCGTCGGTGACCCGCATCGCCGGATCCATCGCCTTGCGTTCGAGAGCGAACATCGCCCGATCGTGCGCGCCATAGAAGTCGATGATCGGCACCGGCCGATGCTACGCGTGCATGAAGCAAGCGGGCTGCGGATGGTCCGAATACGATCGCTGCGTCATGGCGTCCGACCAACCACAGACTTGGCACTACGGCCTCGTCGCGCGGTACTGGGCCGAGAAGAGACACGACGCCGCGGAGGCGGAGTTCCTGAAGCCGTACATCGAAGCGGGGCAGCCTGCGCTCGACGTCGGTTGCGGAACCGGGCGTGTGTTGATCCCGCTGCTGCAAGAGGGGTTCGACGTCGATGGTGTCGACATCTCGCCCGACATGCTCGCCTACGCGCAGGCGCGCGCCGAGCGCGAGGGGTTCGCGCCGAACCTGCACGCGCAGCCGATGCACGAGCTCGATCTGCCTCGCACGTACCGAACGATCTACAGCTGCGGCTCGGTGGGCATCGGGGGGACCCGACAGCAGGACCGGCAGACTCTCGTGCGAATCGACCACTACCTCGAGCCCGGCGGCTTCTTCATCTTCGACCACGAGATGCCGTACTCCGATCCGCGGGGATGGAGCTACTGGACCAAGGACGGTCGAGCGAAGTTACCCGAGGACTTCGACGAGGGCGGTAGACCGGAACCGAGAAAGGAGACGAGTACCGGCTCCGCTCGCGCGTCGTCGACTTCGACCCACTCGAGCAGCGAATCACGATGGAGATGCAAGCGTCTACGCGGCGCGACAACGAGCTCGTCGTCGAGGAGACTCGAACGATCGTGGTGGCCGCGTACACGGCAGCTCACATCGAACTCCTGCTCGAGATGGCCGGTTTCGGTGACGTCCAGATGCTCGACAACTGGACCGACGCGCCGGTCTCGCCTGAGACGGCGAACATCACGTTCGTCGCCCGAAGACCGTCGTAGGTCGGCCAATCCGCCTGTCACCAACTCGAAGCCGGCGTCCGCATTGACATATGCCTGTATAGGCATGTATGGTCCACCTATGGCAC from Actinomycetota bacterium includes:
- a CDS encoding methyltransferase domain-containing protein, whose translation is MPIIDFYGAHDRAMFALERKAMDPAMRVTDAHDRALPERGLVLDVGAGDGFSADRLTTRSRRVMPMKQAVGMIRKEQDLPWVRGDAELLPFRDGSFAGAYATWAFEFETYEEADRLLGFYFGDRGRNTGKLRFAFRVGLYFNRSRGSGR